From a single Micromonospora pallida genomic region:
- a CDS encoding RHS repeat-associated core domain-containing protein: protein MSGPLGHRSIRSRFWAGPRLRLASVVAGLVVLLPLTVRADLPELTPASVSCDGVGWAYDAAGQLVGVQDQANRTARYGYDAAGNPTSVTNEGTPDLAVLSVVPGTAAVGATVTVQGGCFSDVPTENTVRFNGVPATVTEASGRRLTVTVPAGATTGPVSVQVGDDTAAGPDSFVVAGANTSAPTITGVSPTVVVPGTPVTVTGTGFASAVADNGLTVNRTRAAVTTAASGSLTLETPTGAASGRVTVRTRYGSVSSGADVFVAPPPYAATDIAYTGRAALGVAKTVTIPTGGDLGLLVFDLDEGQQASVNLSDGTFGSCGISSVKVLDPFGRTVRSLGCVGATGFVDTVRARSAGTYTVVLAAAEGSTGSIAATVTEVPADATASTTPGGDPVTVTTTVPGQNAAVTFPGTTGQRISVQVSDGTYGTYDATVSLRRPGGGTVTSNSSCGGSCYFDTTVLSTEGTWTVHIDPELAKTGKLTVRVHDVPADPTATVIPGGDPVTVTTTVPGQNSTVTFAGTAGQRVSVHVTGGTYGTYNATGIVRKPDGTNLTGSLYCGSSCFFDTVTLPVDGTYTFALNPDTGYTGAVTVKVHDVPADPTASTTPGGEPVTVTTTVPGQNSTVTFAGTAGQRVSVHVTGGTYGTYNATGIVRKPDGTNLTGSLYCGGSCFFDSVVLPVDGTYTVAVNPDTSYVGKVTVQVHAVPADHAVTATPGGAAVTVTTTVPGQNGVVSFAGTAGQRISVEMTGGTYGTYNATGIVRKPDGTNLTGSLYCGGSCFFDVVTLPVDGTYTVLVNPDTTYTGGVSVKVHDVPADAAAETTPGGAARTLTTTVPGQNGVLSFPGTAGQAVTVQLTNGTYGTYDATVTLRAPDGSTVVSNSSCGASCSFTSVQLPVTGTYTVLVNPAGTKVGAITAQVYDVPGDALASTTPGGAAVSVTTTVPGQNGIVSFPATAGQRVSAQLTGGTYGANEATVTLRRPDGSTIVQNTGCGTSCFLDAVTLPVDGTYTILVDPKGTVTGTITAKVNLVPADAAVTATPGGAAVSVTTTVPGQNGVVSLDATAGQRIAVQLSGGTYGANEATVTLRRPDGTTVVQNTGCGTSCLLEVASLPVAGTYTLLVDPKGTAIGTIAARVYDVPADATVSTTPGGAAVTVTTTVPGQNAVVSFPGTAGQAVTVTLANGTFGSAGATVSLRAPDGSTLASNSSCAAGCSFNSIRLTATGTHTVYVNPHQVAVGSIGVQVYDVPVDATVSTTPGGPAVTVTTTVPGQNAVISFPGTAGQRVLVNLTGGTYGTYNASGIVRKPDGTNLTGSQYCGGSCLFDTTVLPVDGTYTILLDPSGTYTGAITAQVYDVPADATATATPGGAAVPVTTTVPGQNAVVSFAGTAGQRVLVQGTGGTYGTYDASAQVRKPDGTNLTGSQYCGGSCLFDTTVLPVDGTYTIVVNPAGAKVGTLNLRVYDVPADPVATTTPGGTAVTVATTVPGQNSSVTFAGTAGQRISVQVSGGTYGTYNASGIVRKPDGTNLTGSLYCGGSCFFDVVTLPVGGTYTLAVNPDGAYTGAVTVQVHDVPADATASTTPGGTAVTVTTTVPGQNAVVSFDATAGQRISVQVSGGTYGTYNASGIVRKPDGTNLTGSLYCGGSCFFDQVIAPVTGTYTVLINPDTTYRGALTLRVHDVPADAAAVATPGGAPVTVATTVPGQNAAVTFAGTAGQVVTVAATAGTYGTYNASAVVRRPDGTNQTSSAYCGSSCTFSSLTLATTGTYTVFVNPDTTYTGSLTVEVRLPAGAAATSGATAESGTATTTRPAVRAPADPTESWQPDRFNLAGEDWESHRGNTYAHREAGLRAPAGTTALTGQALLLNGKPLADVTLTVGRRSTRTDASGRFLLTGLAAGHHVLVIDGATASRPGREFGRFETGVDLTAGETTDLSYPIWMTRLDTDHKVRIASPTRKKTVVTTPAIPGFEVHLPAGTVVKDRAGKVVRELSITALPVDQPPFPLPAGVRTPVYFTVQPGGSVVLPEGAQIIYPNTQGLAPGARLDFWDYDPTRAPCTPAPVKSYPRKASAQALAPAVCAVDGAEAGWYIYGRGTVSADGKQIVPDQDVRVWEFTGAMFNGSGKRPAGDGPGEDGDEGGDPVDLGSGLFVDTHTDLVVDDVLPISITRSYRQNDTQMREFGIGTNFSYGVFVHSRQEYVEADLILPDSGKVHMERISPGTGWTDAVFKVVGTTGPFRDALMSWNGDGWDLVRTDGMTWVFGENTPLQSIRDRHGNQITLTRSSGGQAGDITQITSPNGRWIKLSYTSGRITRAQDNAGRAVTYAYDTGGRLTEVTTPGGRTTRYTYDSAHRMTSVTDARNITYLTNTYDSAGRVASQVMPNGVTYQFAYTTDTNGRITKTTVTEPDGTLRSTSFDANRRVVAETSMVGTAQERTATTVRDAATGLPTALVDPHGRRTELAYGPTGELTSLTADAGTADAQTATVTAGGPYRQIRTVTDAQGRVTTLTHDDRGNTVAVTDPAGRVTRYTYNEAGQVTSATDPLDNTTRYTYDQGDLVAVTDPLGRTTRSFVDAAGRTVATTDPTGVLTQLHYDPDNHVLSSVDGLGRTTAYEYDGNGNLTKVTDARGNSTRVEYDTSDRPVKVTDPLGATAQQAYDVLDRVVWHTDRRGKKTVTEYDLLGRTSFVGYGATAGGQYESTKSFTYDSLDRLASIVDSAGGALSLGYDDRDRVTSVASPTGTIGYSYDDAGQRTGMTVPGQPAVAYTYDPTGLLETITQGSRSARWHRDAAGRVERVDQAGVTARYGYDAASQLVSIAYQTSGGIPVGQLGYRYDGSGRVVDQTGSLASVTVPATAPTSAYDAANRLTSQGGRTFAYDAEGNLTGDGVLGYTWNARGELTGVTGPGMTAAFGYDANGRRISRTAGSTTTTFLYDEANLVQERVGGTVTADRLVAGLDETLVRTDADGARVPVTDALGSVLGMVDAADGTLTTRYAYDPFGAVTATGASSGNTQQFTGREYDADTGLFYNRARYHSPQTGRFISEDPAGFGGGSANLYLYALNDPVNLSDPNGDCPICVPIIIGALTGGAAGVGMGAAAAALSGRKYSLGDALRDFGIGAAVGGLTGGLGSALRAAGSAWKLNQFARGLAIEAKLGGNLPKNFPTIDKFANGVATSIKSMDLGRSPTRTRAASPASARATWTRWPASRRTGRR, encoded by the coding sequence ATGTCGGGACCGCTCGGCCACCGCTCGATCCGCTCCAGGTTCTGGGCCGGTCCCCGGCTTCGGCTCGCTTCCGTCGTCGCGGGCCTCGTGGTGCTGCTGCCACTCACGGTCCGGGCGGACCTGCCGGAGCTGACGCCGGCCTCGGTCTCCTGTGACGGGGTCGGCTGGGCGTACGACGCCGCCGGGCAACTGGTGGGGGTGCAGGACCAGGCCAACCGGACCGCCCGATACGGCTACGACGCGGCCGGCAACCCCACCTCGGTGACCAACGAGGGCACCCCCGACCTGGCGGTGCTGTCCGTGGTGCCGGGCACCGCCGCCGTCGGCGCGACGGTCACCGTCCAGGGTGGCTGTTTCTCCGACGTCCCGACGGAGAACACCGTCCGCTTCAACGGCGTACCCGCCACGGTCACCGAGGCGAGCGGTCGCCGCCTGACGGTCACCGTCCCGGCCGGCGCGACCACCGGGCCGGTGAGCGTGCAGGTCGGCGACGACACCGCCGCCGGGCCGGACAGCTTCGTGGTCGCCGGCGCGAACACCTCCGCGCCCACCATCACCGGCGTGTCCCCGACCGTCGTGGTGCCCGGCACCCCGGTCACCGTGACCGGCACCGGCTTCGCCAGCGCGGTGGCCGACAACGGCCTGACCGTCAACCGCACCCGGGCGGCCGTCACCACGGCCGCCAGCGGCAGTCTGACCCTGGAGACGCCGACCGGGGCCGCCTCGGGCCGGGTCACCGTCCGCACCCGCTACGGCAGCGTGTCCAGCGGCGCGGACGTCTTCGTGGCCCCGCCCCCGTACGCCGCCACGGACATCGCGTACACCGGTCGGGCCGCGCTCGGGGTGGCGAAGACCGTGACCATCCCCACCGGCGGCGACCTCGGGCTGCTCGTCTTCGACCTGGACGAGGGCCAGCAGGCCAGCGTGAACCTGTCCGACGGCACGTTCGGCTCGTGCGGCATCTCCAGCGTGAAGGTGCTCGACCCGTTCGGGCGGACCGTCCGCTCCCTGGGCTGCGTCGGCGCGACCGGGTTCGTGGACACCGTCCGGGCACGCAGCGCCGGCACGTACACGGTGGTGCTGGCGGCGGCCGAGGGAAGCACCGGATCGATCGCGGCGACCGTCACGGAGGTGCCGGCGGACGCCACGGCGAGCACCACGCCGGGCGGCGACCCGGTCACCGTGACCACCACCGTGCCCGGCCAGAACGCGGCGGTCACCTTCCCGGGCACCACCGGCCAGCGGATCTCCGTCCAGGTCAGCGACGGCACCTACGGAACGTACGACGCGACGGTGTCGCTGCGCCGGCCCGGCGGGGGCACGGTGACCTCGAACAGCTCCTGCGGCGGTTCCTGCTACTTCGACACCACCGTGCTCTCCACCGAGGGCACCTGGACCGTCCACATCGACCCCGAGCTGGCGAAGACCGGCAAGCTCACCGTCCGGGTGCACGACGTGCCGGCGGATCCGACTGCGACGGTCATCCCGGGCGGTGACCCGGTGACGGTGACGACGACGGTGCCGGGTCAGAACTCGACGGTGACGTTCGCCGGTACGGCTGGCCAGCGGGTGTCGGTGCACGTGACGGGTGGGACGTACGGGACGTACAACGCGACGGGGATCGTGCGGAAGCCGGACGGCACCAACCTGACCGGCAGCCTGTACTGCGGTAGCTCCTGCTTCTTCGACACGGTCACCCTGCCGGTCGACGGGACGTACACCTTCGCCCTCAACCCGGACACCGGCTACACCGGCGCGGTCACCGTCAAGGTGCACGACGTGCCGGCGGATCCGACCGCGTCGACCACGCCGGGCGGTGAGCCGGTGACGGTGACGACGACGGTGCCGGGTCAGAACTCGACGGTGACGTTCGCCGGTACGGCTGGCCAGCGGGTGTCGGTGCACGTGACGGGTGGGACGTACGGGACGTACAACGCGACGGGGATCGTGCGGAAGCCGGACGGCACCAACCTGACCGGCAGCCTGTACTGCGGCGGGTCCTGCTTCTTCGACTCCGTGGTGCTGCCGGTGGACGGCACGTACACCGTCGCCGTCAACCCGGACACCAGCTACGTCGGCAAGGTCACCGTGCAGGTGCACGCGGTGCCGGCGGACCACGCGGTGACCGCCACCCCGGGCGGCGCGGCGGTCACCGTCACCACCACCGTCCCCGGCCAGAACGGCGTGGTCTCCTTCGCCGGCACCGCCGGGCAGCGGATCTCGGTCGAGATGACCGGTGGCACGTACGGGACGTACAACGCGACGGGGATCGTGCGGAAGCCGGACGGCACGAACCTGACCGGAAGTCTGTACTGCGGCGGGTCCTGCTTCTTCGACGTGGTGACGTTGCCGGTGGACGGGACGTACACCGTCCTCGTCAACCCGGACACCACCTACACCGGCGGCGTGTCGGTGAAGGTCCACGATGTCCCGGCCGACGCCGCCGCCGAGACCACCCCGGGCGGTGCGGCGCGCACCCTGACCACCACCGTGCCCGGCCAGAACGGGGTGCTGTCGTTCCCCGGCACCGCCGGACAGGCGGTCACCGTCCAGCTCACCAACGGCACCTACGGCACCTACGACGCGACGGTGACGCTGCGCGCCCCGGACGGCAGTACCGTCGTCAGCAACTCGTCCTGCGGCGCGTCCTGCTCGTTCACCTCGGTGCAGTTGCCGGTGACCGGCACGTACACCGTGCTGGTCAACCCGGCCGGGACGAAGGTCGGCGCGATCACCGCCCAGGTGTACGACGTGCCCGGCGACGCGCTCGCGTCCACGACGCCCGGCGGGGCGGCGGTGTCGGTGACCACCACGGTGCCCGGCCAGAACGGGATCGTCTCCTTCCCGGCCACCGCCGGTCAGCGGGTGTCGGCGCAACTCACCGGAGGCACGTACGGCGCGAACGAGGCGACGGTGACGCTGCGCCGGCCGGACGGCAGCACGATCGTCCAGAACACCGGCTGCGGCACGTCCTGCTTCCTCGACGCGGTGACCCTGCCGGTGGACGGGACGTACACCATCCTGGTCGACCCGAAGGGCACGGTCACCGGGACGATCACCGCGAAGGTCAACCTGGTGCCGGCCGACGCCGCGGTGACCGCCACCCCGGGTGGGGCGGCGGTGTCGGTGACCACCACCGTGCCCGGCCAGAACGGCGTGGTCTCCCTCGACGCCACCGCCGGTCAGCGGATCGCGGTGCAGCTCAGCGGCGGCACGTACGGCGCGAACGAGGCGACGGTGACGCTGCGCCGGCCGGACGGCACCACGGTCGTCCAGAACACCGGCTGCGGCACGTCCTGCCTGCTCGAGGTGGCGTCCCTGCCGGTCGCCGGCACGTACACCCTGCTGGTCGACCCGAAGGGCACCGCGATCGGCACCATCGCCGCCCGGGTGTACGACGTGCCGGCCGACGCCACGGTGTCCACCACGCCGGGCGGGGCGGCGGTGACCGTGACCACCACCGTGCCCGGCCAGAACGCGGTGGTGTCCTTCCCGGGCACCGCCGGGCAGGCGGTCACCGTCACCCTCGCCAACGGCACCTTCGGCTCGGCTGGGGCGACCGTCTCGCTGCGCGCCCCGGACGGCAGCACCCTGGCCAGTAACTCCTCCTGTGCCGCGGGCTGCTCGTTCAACTCGATCCGGCTCACCGCCACCGGCACGCACACCGTGTACGTCAACCCCCACCAGGTGGCGGTCGGCAGCATCGGCGTACAGGTCTACGACGTGCCGGTGGACGCGACCGTGTCCACCACGCCGGGCGGGCCGGCGGTGACCGTGACCACCACCGTGCCCGGCCAGAACGCGGTGATCTCGTTCCCCGGCACCGCCGGGCAGCGGGTGCTGGTGAACCTCACCGGCGGCACGTACGGCACGTACAACGCCTCGGGCATCGTGCGGAAGCCGGACGGCACCAACCTGACCGGTAGCCAGTACTGCGGCGGGTCCTGCCTCTTCGACACCACCGTGCTGCCGGTCGACGGCACGTACACCATCCTGCTGGACCCGAGCGGCACCTACACCGGCGCGATCACCGCCCAGGTGTACGACGTGCCGGCCGACGCCACCGCCACCGCGACCCCCGGTGGGGCGGCGGTGCCCGTGACCACCACCGTGCCCGGCCAGAACGCGGTGGTGTCCTTCGCCGGCACCGCCGGGCAGCGGGTGCTGGTGCAGGGCACCGGTGGCACGTACGGCACGTACGACGCGTCGGCGCAGGTCCGCAAGCCGGACGGGACGAACCTGACCGGGAGCCAGTACTGCGGCGGATCCTGCCTCTTCGACACCACCGTCCTGCCGGTCGACGGCACGTACACCATCGTGGTCAACCCGGCCGGCGCGAAGGTCGGCACGCTCAACCTGCGGGTGTACGACGTGCCGGCGGACCCTGTCGCCACCACGACGCCGGGCGGCACGGCCGTCACCGTCGCCACCACCGTGCCCGGTCAGAACTCCTCGGTCACCTTCGCCGGTACCGCCGGTCAGCGGATCTCCGTGCAGGTCAGCGGCGGCACGTACGGCACGTACAACGCGTCGGGGATCGTGCGGAAGCCGGACGGGACGAACCTGACCGGCAGCCTGTACTGCGGTGGGTCCTGCTTCTTCGACGTGGTGACGCTGCCGGTCGGCGGCACGTACACCCTCGCCGTCAACCCGGACGGCGCCTACACCGGCGCGGTGACCGTGCAGGTCCACGACGTGCCCGCCGACGCCACCGCCAGCACCACGCCGGGCGGCACGGCGGTGACCGTGACCACCACCGTGCCCGGCCAGAACGCGGTCGTCTCGTTCGACGCCACCGCCGGTCAGCGGATCTCGGTGCAGGTCAGCGGCGGCACGTACGGGACGTACAACGCGTCGGGGATCGTGCGGAAGCCGGACGGGACGAACCTGACCGGCAGCCTGTACTGCGGTGGGTCCTGCTTCTTCGACCAGGTGATCGCGCCGGTCACCGGCACCTACACCGTCCTGATCAACCCGGACACGACCTACCGGGGCGCTCTCACCCTGCGGGTGCACGACGTGCCGGCGGACGCGGCGGCGGTCGCCACGCCGGGCGGAGCCCCGGTCACCGTCGCCACCACCGTGCCGGGGCAGAACGCGGCGGTGACCTTCGCCGGCACCGCCGGGCAGGTCGTCACCGTCGCGGCGACCGCCGGCACGTACGGCACGTACAACGCCTCGGCGGTGGTGCGCCGGCCGGACGGCACCAACCAGACCAGCAGCGCGTACTGCGGAAGCTCCTGCACGTTCAGCTCGCTGACCCTGGCCACCACCGGGACGTACACCGTCTTCGTCAACCCGGACACCACCTACACCGGTTCGCTCACCGTCGAGGTGCGACTGCCCGCCGGGGCGGCGGCCACGAGTGGGGCGACGGCCGAGAGTGGGACGGCGACTACCACGCGGCCGGCGGTGCGGGCCCCGGCCGACCCGACCGAGAGCTGGCAGCCGGACCGGTTCAACCTGGCCGGCGAGGACTGGGAGAGCCACCGGGGGAACACGTACGCCCACCGGGAGGCGGGCCTGCGCGCCCCCGCCGGGACGACCGCGCTCACCGGGCAGGCCCTGCTCCTCAACGGGAAGCCGCTGGCCGACGTCACGCTCACCGTGGGGCGGCGGAGCACCCGTACCGACGCCAGCGGGCGGTTCCTGCTCACCGGCCTCGCCGCCGGACATCACGTGCTGGTCATCGACGGCGCGACCGCCAGCCGCCCCGGGCGGGAGTTCGGCCGGTTCGAGACCGGGGTGGACCTGACCGCCGGCGAGACCACCGACCTGTCGTACCCGATCTGGATGACCCGGCTGGACACCGACCACAAGGTCCGGATCGCCTCGCCGACCCGGAAGAAGACGGTGGTCACCACGCCGGCCATCCCCGGCTTCGAGGTGCACCTGCCGGCCGGAACGGTGGTGAAGGACCGGGCCGGGAAGGTGGTGCGGGAGCTGTCGATCACCGCGCTGCCGGTGGACCAGCCGCCGTTCCCGCTCCCCGCCGGGGTCCGCACCCCGGTCTACTTCACCGTGCAGCCCGGCGGGTCGGTGGTCCTCCCCGAGGGGGCGCAGATCATCTACCCGAACACCCAGGGCCTCGCCCCGGGCGCCCGGCTGGACTTCTGGGACTACGACCCGACCCGCGCGCCGTGCACGCCCGCGCCGGTGAAGTCGTACCCGCGCAAGGCCAGCGCCCAGGCGTTGGCCCCGGCGGTCTGCGCGGTGGATGGCGCGGAGGCCGGCTGGTACATCTACGGCCGGGGCACGGTCAGCGCCGACGGGAAGCAGATCGTGCCCGACCAGGACGTGCGGGTCTGGGAGTTCACCGGGGCGATGTTCAACGGCAGCGGCAAGCGCCCGGCCGGCGACGGCCCGGGTGAGGACGGCGACGAGGGCGGCGACCCGGTCGACCTGGGCAGTGGCCTGTTCGTCGACACCCACACCGACCTGGTGGTGGACGACGTCCTGCCTATCTCGATCACCCGCAGCTACCGGCAGAACGACACCCAGATGCGCGAGTTCGGCATCGGGACGAACTTCTCCTACGGGGTGTTCGTCCACTCCCGGCAGGAGTACGTCGAGGCCGACCTGATCCTGCCGGACAGCGGCAAGGTGCACATGGAGCGGATCAGCCCCGGCACCGGCTGGACCGACGCGGTCTTCAAGGTCGTCGGCACCACCGGTCCGTTCCGGGACGCGCTGATGAGCTGGAACGGCGACGGTTGGGACCTGGTCCGCACCGACGGCATGACCTGGGTGTTCGGTGAGAACACGCCCCTCCAGTCCATCCGGGACCGGCACGGCAACCAGATCACCCTGACCCGGTCCAGCGGCGGCCAGGCCGGCGACATCACCCAGATCACCTCGCCGAACGGGCGCTGGATCAAGCTGTCCTACACCAGCGGCCGGATCACCCGGGCGCAGGACAACGCGGGCCGGGCGGTGACGTACGCGTACGACACCGGTGGCCGGCTGACCGAGGTCACCACGCCGGGCGGCCGGACCACCCGGTACACGTACGACAGCGCGCACCGGATGACCTCGGTCACCGACGCCCGGAACATCACCTACCTGACCAACACGTACGACAGCGCCGGCCGGGTCGCCAGCCAGGTGATGCCGAACGGGGTGACGTACCAGTTCGCGTACACCACCGACACCAACGGGCGGATCACCAAGACCACCGTCACCGAGCCGGACGGTACGCTCCGGTCCACCAGCTTCGACGCCAACCGCCGGGTGGTCGCCGAGACCAGCATGGTCGGCACCGCGCAGGAGCGGACCGCCACCACCGTCCGGGACGCGGCCACCGGGCTGCCGACCGCCCTGGTCGACCCGCACGGCCGGCGCACCGAACTGGCGTACGGGCCGACCGGTGAGCTGACCTCGCTCACCGCCGACGCCGGCACCGCCGACGCGCAGACCGCCACGGTCACCGCCGGTGGGCCGTACCGGCAGATCCGCACGGTCACCGACGCGCAGGGCCGGGTCACCACCCTGACCCACGACGACCGGGGCAACACCGTCGCGGTCACCGACCCGGCCGGCCGCGTCACCCGCTACACCTACAACGAGGCGGGGCAGGTCACCTCGGCCACCGACCCGCTCGACAACACCACCCGGTACACCTACGACCAGGGTGACCTGGTCGCGGTGACCGACCCGCTGGGCCGGACCACCCGCAGCTTCGTCGACGCGGCCGGGCGGACGGTGGCCACCACCGACCCGACCGGGGTGCTCACCCAGCTCCACTACGACCCGGACAACCACGTGCTCTCCAGCGTGGACGGCCTTGGCCGGACCACCGCCTACGAGTACGACGGCAACGGCAACCTCACGAAGGTCACCGACGCCCGGGGCAACAGCACGCGGGTCGAGTACGACACCTCCGACCGGCCGGTGAAGGTCACCGACCCGCTGGGCGCGACGGCGCAGCAGGCGTACGACGTGCTCGACCGGGTCGTCTGGCACACCGACCGGCGCGGCAAGAAGACCGTCACCGAGTACGACCTGCTCGGCCGGACCAGTTTCGTCGGGTACGGGGCCACCGCCGGCGGTCAGTACGAGAGCACCAAGTCGTTCACGTACGACAGCCTCGACCGGCTCGCCTCGATCGTGGACTCCGCCGGCGGCGCCCTCAGCCTCGGCTACGACGACCGGGACCGGGTGACCAGCGTCGCCAGCCCCACCGGCACCATCGGTTACTCGTACGACGACGCCGGCCAGCGGACCGGGATGACCGTGCCGGGGCAGCCGGCCGTCGCCTACACGTACGACCCGACCGGGCTGCTCGAGACGATCACCCAGGGCAGCCGGTCGGCCCGCTGGCACCGGGACGCCGCCGGCCGGGTCGAGCGGGTCGACCAGGCCGGGGTAACCGCCCGGTACGGCTACGACGCCGCCTCGCAGCTGGTCAGCATCGCGTACCAGACCAGCGGCGGGATACCGGTCGGCCAGCTCGGCTACCGGTACGACGGCAGCGGGCGGGTGGTCGACCAGACCGGCAGCCTCGCCTCGGTCACCGTGCCGGCCACTGCCCCGACCAGCGCGTACGACGCGGCGAACCGACTGACCAGCCAGGGCGGCCGGACCTTCGCGTACGACGCCGAGGGGAACCTGACCGGTGACGGTGTCCTCGGCTACACCTGGAACGCCCGGGGCGAGCTGACCGGCGTGACCGGCCCCGGGATGACCGCCGCGTTCGGCTACGACGCGAACGGCCGGCGGATCAGCCGCACCGCCGGTTCCACGACCACCACCTTCCTGTACGACGAGGCGAACCTGGTGCAGGAGCGGGTGGGCGGCACGGTGACCGCCGATCGGCTCGTCGCCGGCCTGGACGAGACGCTGGTCCGTACCGACGCCGACGGCGCCCGGGTGCCGGTCACCGACGCCCTGGGCAGCGTGCTCGGCATGGTCGACGCCGCCGACGGCACCCTCACCACCCGGTACGCCTACGACCCGTTCGGCGCGGTCACCGCCACCGGCGCGAGCAGCGGCAACACCCAGCAGTTCACCGGCCGGGAGTACGACGCCGACACCGGGCTGTTCTACAACCGGGCCCGCTACCACAGCCCGCAGACCGGCCGGTTCATCAGCGAGGACCCGGCCGGGTTCGGGGGCGGAAGCGCCAACCTCTACCTGTACGCCCTGAACGACCCGGTCAACCTCTCCGACCCCAACGGCGACTGCCCGATCTGCGTCCCGATCATCATCGGTGCGCTGACGGGCGGCGCGGCGGGCGTGGGCATGGGGGCCGCCGCAGCGGCGCTGAGCGGACGCAAGTACAGCCTCGGCGACGCCCTGCGGGACTTCGGGATCGGCGCGGCGGTCGGCGGGCTCACCGGCGGTCTCGGGTCGGCCCTGCGGGCCGCCGGCAGCGCCTGGAAGCTCAACCAGTTCGCCCGGGGTCTGGCGATCGAGGCGAAGCTCGGCGGCAACCTGCCGAAGAACTTCCCGACCATCGACAAGTTCGCCAACGGGGTCGCCACCAGCATCAAGAGCATGGACCTGGGGCGAAGTCCTACCAGAACGCGGGCCGCGTCGCCAGCGTCGGCAAGGGCTACGTGGACAAGGTGGCCGGCTTCGCGCAGAACGGGGCGTCGGTGA
- a CDS encoding branched-chain amino acid aminotransferase — protein sequence MSGGDMIEFTIRRNPAPVAADDRAALLVDPGFGRIFTDHMVTIRYSEEKGWYDARVEARAPIPMDPASAVLHYAQEIFEGLKAYRTADGGVTLFRPEANAARFVDSAERLAMPPLPPETFLESLDRLIEIDQEWIPSGEDGSLYLRPFMFASEVFLGVRPAREYMYVLIAAPVGAYFAGGVKPVKVWISPDYTRAAPGGTGAAKCGGNYAASLAAQAEAIEHGCDQVVFLDAVERRFVDELGGMNVFFVYDDNTLVTPPLTGTILPGITRESVLTLATEAGLTVREQPVSFADWQADAASGRLREVFACGTAAVITPIGHVRFPDGEFAIGAGEPGRVTMGVRQQLVDLQRGVVADPHGWVRRVL from the coding sequence ATGAGCGGTGGTGACATGATCGAATTTACGATCCGTCGGAACCCCGCCCCGGTAGCCGCCGACGACCGGGCCGCCCTGCTGGTAGACCCCGGATTCGGCCGGATCTTCACCGACCACATGGTCACGATCCGCTACTCCGAGGAGAAGGGCTGGTACGACGCCCGGGTCGAGGCCCGCGCCCCGATCCCGATGGACCCGGCGAGTGCCGTGCTGCACTACGCGCAGGAGATCTTCGAGGGGCTCAAGGCGTACCGCACGGCCGACGGCGGGGTGACCCTGTTCCGGCCGGAGGCCAACGCCGCCCGGTTCGTCGACTCCGCCGAACGGCTGGCGATGCCGCCGCTGCCGCCGGAGACGTTCCTCGAGTCGCTGGACCGGCTGATCGAGATCGACCAGGAGTGGATCCCGTCCGGTGAGGACGGCAGCCTCTACCTGCGTCCGTTCATGTTCGCCAGCGAGGTCTTCCTCGGCGTCCGCCCGGCGCGTGAGTACATGTACGTCCTGATCGCCGCCCCGGTCGGGGCGTACTTCGCCGGCGGGGTCAAGCCGGTCAAGGTCTGGATCTCCCCGGACTACACCCGGGCCGCTCCGGGCGGCACCGGCGCGGCCAAGTGCGGTGGCAACTACGCCGCCTCGCTGGCCGCCCAGGCCGAGGCGATCGAGCACGGCTGCGACCAGGTGGTCTTCCTGGACGCGGTCGAGCGGCGCTTCGTCGACGAACTAGGCGGGATGAACGTCTTCTTCGTCTACGACGACAACACCCTGGTCACCCCGCCGCTGACGGGCACCATACTGCCTGGCATCACCCGGGAGTCAGTGCTGACCCTGGCCACCGAGGCCGGGCTGACCGTACGGGAACAGCCGGTCAGCTTCGCCGACTGGCAGGCCGACGCGGCCTCCGGCCGGCTGCGCGAGGTCTTCGCCTGCGGCACAGCTGCGGTGATCACGCCGATCGGGCACGTCCGTTTCCCGGACGGCGAGTTCGCCATCGGGGCGGGCGAGCCGGGGCGGGTGACCATGGGGGTGCGCCAGCAGCTCGTCGACCTCCAGCGCGGCGTCGTCGCCGACCCGCACGGCTGGGTCCGCCGGGTGCTCTGA